A window of Castanea sativa cultivar Marrone di Chiusa Pesio chromosome 1, ASM4071231v1 contains these coding sequences:
- the LOC142635748 gene encoding uncharacterized protein LOC142635748 — protein sequence MATTGTSAPVTTIDKSHPFFLHYEENPGVILVAQPLVNDNYASWAKSTQRPLGAKSKLGFIDGSLLLTPSMAKNPLLVHAWTKCNNMVVSWILNCVSPKILTSVVYKNTALEVWTDLKNHFSQKNGPKLFQLQKELAIITQGDLSVTNYFTQLNALWDEIENYRALPCYTCGSCTCSINEKLTQYQLQDSVMQVYSLLIQDESQRSIGHSTSAYIESTALATKSSVGAVGFGNTYGNNSGAKGNKNKGKERPVCSHCGVTSHTIEKCYKLHGYPPGYKPKGKNAKANQVAGPDFGANFGDFGVMEPNFTTVP from the exons atggcAACCACTGGAACTTCTGCTCCTGTTACCACAATTGATAAATCACATCCTTTCTTTTTGCACTACGAGGAGAATCCAGGTGTAATTCTTGTTGCTCAGCCTCTAGTCAATGATAACTATGCTAGTTGGGCTAAATCAACGCAGAGACCTTTGGGAGCCAAGAGCAAGTTAGGGTTTATTGATGGAAGTCTTTTGCTTACTCCTTCCATGGCAAAAAATCCATTGCTTGTTCACGCTTGGACCAAGTGCAACAACATGGTTGTATCTTGGATATTGAATTGTGTTTCACCAAAGATTCTTACAAGTGTTGTTTACAAGAACACTGCTTTAGAGGTCTGGACTGATCTCAAGAatcatttttctcaaaagaatGGACCAAAACTTTTTCAACTtcagaaggagcttgcaataaTTACTCAAGGAGATCTTTCTGTCACAAATTATTTCACTCAATTAAATGCTCTGTgggatgaaattgaaaattatagaGCTTTACCATGTTATACCTGTGGTTCTTGCACCTGCtcaattaatgagaaattgacACAATATCAGTTGCAAGATTCAGTAATGCA GGTGTATTCTTTACTGATTCAAGATGAGAGCCAAAGATCAATTGGTCATTCCACTAGTGCATACATTGAATCCACTGCTTTGGCAACCAAGTCATCTGTTGGAGCTGTTGGTTTTGGAAACACTTACGGCAATAATTCAGGTGCTAAGGGCAACAAGAACAAAGGCAAGGAGAGGCCAGTGTGTAGCCATTGTGGGGTCACAAGTCACACCATAGAGAAATGCTACAAACTCCACGGCTATCCTCCTGGTTACAAACCCAAGGGCAAGAATGCAAAGGCTAATCAAGTTGCAGGACCCGATTTTGGAGCAAACTTTGGTGACTTTGGTGTTATGGAGCCAAATTTTACTACTGTGCCATAA
- the LOC142635730 gene encoding uncharacterized protein LOC142635730 gives MSKRKTIDAFFKKKDVSNSEIRTPVAVETNVDTSMPDEHPSKCSRIQSEEIDRDPRSHKQIWKDPNSPHKIAVKCCENLKNYSQHINKLIEKQTSKELENNRLRLKTSIECAQWLAFQACAFRVHDESLDSKNRASVVLKNAPQNAKYTSPTIQKEILHILASNVQNAIREEIEDVKFCILVDEAQDESKKKQMTIILRFVDKNGFLKERFFHVVHVRDTTALTLKKEICAVLSRYNLHIENIQGQGYDGASNMRGEWNGLQALFLKECPYAYYVHYMAHRLQLALVIASREVKVVHQFFDHLTNSINIVVGSSKHNDELKYAQEEQIENMIASNEIETRRGANQIGTLQRAGDTCWGPHFQSICSLIKKFDATCKVINTISKEGANYKQRDDAKGAYQVLTSFEFVLILHMIKEIMGITNILCQALQQHSQDLLNAMHLVSTTKSLIQKLRDDGWEPLLDSVTSFCGQHEINIPDLNARYTKARVRYRHQDEALTTIEHHLRIDIFTVAIDFRLQELHSRVCELTADLLTLSSALNPKDAFRSFKIGDIYNLAKNYYP, from the exons ATGAGCAAACGAAAAACAATTGAtgcattctttaagaaaaaagatgttagcaattcagaaattaggacaCCTGTGGCTGTAGAAACAAATGTTGATACTTCAATGCCTGATGAACACCCCTCCAAATGTTCAAGAATTCAATCTGAAGAGATAGATCGTGATCCAAGATCACATAAACAAATAT GGAAAGATCCAAACTCCCCACATAAAATTGCTGTGAAATGTTGCGAGAATTTAAAGAATTATTCACAACATATTAACAAGCTAATTGAGAAACAAACGTCAAAAGAATTAGAGAATAATCGGTTGCGGCTCAAAACCTCAATAGAGTGTGCTCAATGGCTAGCATTCCAAGCCTGTGCTTTTAGAGTTCATGATGAAAGCCTTGATTCAAAAAATAGag CTAGTGTTGTCTTGAAAAATGCTCCACAAAATGCCAAATATACATCACCCACAATTCAAAAGGAGATTTTGCATATTCTTGCTAGTAATGTGCAAAATGCTATTCGTGAAGAAATTGAGGATGTAAAATTTTGCATTCTTGTTGATGAAGCCCAGGATGAGTCAAAGAAAAAGCAAATGACCATTATTTTGAGATTTGTTGATAAAAATGGTTTCCTTAAAGAGCGTTTCTTTCATGTTGTGCATGTTAGAGATACTACTGCGTTGACCCTAAAGAAGGAGATATGTGCTGTCCTTTCTCGTTACAACCTTCACATTGAGAATATTCAAGGCCAAGGGTATGATGGAGCTAGTAATATGCGTGGTGAATGGAATGGATTACAGGCTCTATTTCTTAAAGAATGCCCATATGCTTATTATGTACATTACATGGCTCATAGGTTGCAATTAGCTTTAGTTATAGCATCTAGAGAAGTAAAAGTTGTTCATCAATTCTTTGATCATTTGACTAATAGTATCAATATTGTCGTTGGTTCTAGTAAGCATAATGATGAATTGAAATATGCTCAAGAGGAACAAATTGAGAATATGATTGCTTCTAATGAAATTGAGACTAGAAGAGGAGCAAACCAAATTGGTACTTTGCAACGGGCTGGAGATACATGTTGGGGACCTCATTTTCAATCTATTTGtagtttgataaaaaaatttgatgcaaCTTGCAAAGTTATCAATACTATCTCTAAGGAAGGGGCTAATTATAAACAACGTGATGATGCTAAGGGAGCTTATCAGGTATTAACatcatttgaatttgttttaattttgcatatgaTAAAAGAGATTATGGGAATTACTAATATTCTTTGCCAAGCTTTGCAACAACATTCTCAAGATCTTTTAAATGCCATGCATTTAGTTTCAACTACAAAATCACTTATTCAAAAGTTGAGAGATGATGGATGGGAGCCTTTACTTGATAGTGTTACATCATTTTGTGGACAACATGAAATTAATATTCCTGATTTAAATGCTCGTTACACTAAAGCTCGAGTTAGATATCGTCATCAAGATGAAGCTTTGACAACAATAGAACATCATTTAAGAATTGACATATTTACAGTTGCAATAGATTTTCGATTGCAAGAATTGCATAGTAGAGTTTGTGAGCTAACAGCAGATCTTCTCACTCTTAGTTCAGCACTAAATCCTAAGGATGCTTTTAGATCATTCAAAATTGGTGATATTTACAATTTGGCTAAAAATTATTATCCTTAA
- the LOC142606341 gene encoding EG45-like domain containing protein → MVVIIRALIMATMAICLISVANAAQGTATFYTPPYIPSSCYGNQNNGVMIAAASDAIWGNRAACGRMYRVRCTGATNQGVPQPCKSTSVVVKIVDYCPPGCKGTIDLSQEAFSAIANPDAGKIKIEYTQV, encoded by the exons ATGGTAGTGATTATTCGTGCTTTGATCATGGCGACCATGGCCATATGTCTCATCTCAGTTGCAAATGCTGCGCAGGGGACTGCTACTTTCTATACACCTCCTTATATTC CCTCTTCGTGCTATGGAAATCAAAACAATGGTGTTATGATAGCTGCAGCAAGTGATGCAATATGGGGCAATAGGGCAGCATGTGGGAGAATGTATAGAGTCAGATGCACTGGGGCTACCAATCAGGGTGTGCCACAACCTTGCAAGAGTACCAGCGTTGTGGTTAAAATCGTCGATTATTGTCCCCCAGGATGTAAAGGAACCATTGATCTCTCTCAAGAGGCCTTCTCTGCTATAGCTAATCCAGATGcaggaaaaatcaaaattgagtaTACTCA GGTTTGA